AGCGTGGCCGCCATCCGGTGGCTATCGAAGGTGCTCCTCCGAGCCTCAAGAACAAGATTGTGGGCTGCCGCTTCGCTCCGCGTTGCAGCAAGGCATGCCCGGACTGCAAGAAGAATACCCAGAATCTCCGCATTGTCGGCGATCGTGACGTGAGGTGCGATTATGCAAAGTGATAAGCCCATTGTTTTTTCTGCCAAGCGCATCAGCAAGGACTTCGGTGCCGGCAAGAACCTGAAGACTGCCGTTAAGGACGTTTCCTTCGATATCTACGACGAAGAATTCATCTCCATCGTGGGTGGTTCTGGTTGCGGCAAGTCCGTGCTCGCCAAGATCATGCTCGGCCTTTACCAGCCGACTCGCGGTCAGTTCCTCTATCGCGACAAGCCGATTAAGAACTTGAAGGACCACTGGAACGAAGTTCAGTCCGTGTTCCAGGACCCGTTCGGTTGCTTCAACCAGTTCTTCACTATCCGTAGCCAGCTCGAAGACGCTCTCAACATCCTCAAGGACAAGCCGTCCAAGGAAGAAGTCCGTCGCCGCGTTGACGAAGGCCTCATGGCTGTGAACGTTACCCCGGCTGATATCGAAGGCAAGTATCCGTTCGAACTCTCCGGTGGTCAGATGCAGCGTATGCTTCTCGCCCGTATCTTCGCGCTCCGTCCGAAGGTCCTTATCGCTGACGAAGCTACCTCCATGGTGGACGCCTGCGTTCGTGCAAACATCCTCGATTACCTCCGCAAGTTGAAAGACGAGCTGAAGATGACCGTGGTGTTCGTGACCCACGATATCGGTCTAGCAAACTACGTTTCTGACCGTATCTTCATCATGCACGACGGTAAGATCGTGAACCAGGGTACTCCTGCTGAAGTACTCGACAACACGAACGAACCGCACACGCTCCGCTTGCTCGATGACATTCCGGAAGTCCACAAGACTGAATGGATCAAGAACAGCCACCGCAGCAAAAAGTAACGGTACCGTTTCTTTGGAAAAGCCGCAGCCTAAACCGCTGCGGTTTTTCTTTTATCCCTCGCGGATTTTACGTAATCCACTCTTGCTTGGTGCCTTTGCACAAACAAAAATCTGTTACTTTACATTACCACATAAAGTGCGGAAAATTTGTTAAAAATGAATTTTATGCAAGCGAAATAGAGCTTGTTTGAGATAATTTATCTCGATATAATAAATTTATAATATAAAAATATCAAAAGTCGCTGTTTTTCCCCTACAAAATGCTTATTTATTTTATTATTTATTATTTCATGATACATTTTGTATCATGAAATAATAGGAGTGTGATATGAATAAAACGGTGCTGACAGTGGCAGCAATGGCGGTTCTTGTAGGAGGTTCCGCTTCTTATGCAAAATCGGTTTCTAAGGACTCTCAGTCTGTAGAAAAAGAATTTGTGAGTGAAACGACTAATTCCCGCATGGACAAGAGCGTTCAGAAGTTTGTCGAAGCACAAAAGAAAAACAACCAAAAACGCAGTGTTTCGGTGGCCTCCGACGTGCTTGGCCGTCGAGGTGGCGCTGTTAAGGGCAAGGCTGCTTTGAATTACAAAGTGAATGATGCCGATGTCCAGAAAATGAAAGTCGTCATTAGGGATGTCAAGGTTGACGAGGCGCCTTTGGCCGCGGTTAGTGGCCGTTACGAATATAGACCAGTTGCAGACCAAAAGGAATTCTGGCTGAACGGCTCCAAGGTTAGCGAAAAGAGCTACTTGGATCAGGCGAAAAAACGCAAACAGAAATACGATCGTTCTAGGAAGTCTTTTAAGTCTTCGCGTGTTGCATATCTTACGGCTAGCGAAATTGAAAAGGAACTTGCAAGCAGCGAGACCAAGTATATTTCTGAATTCAAAAAGCCTCAGCCGCAAGTCATGTATGGCCAGGATGGTAGCTGGGATTATCGCTATATATTGAATAAAGCTGGCGTTACCAACAACGCCCATAACGTGGGAGTTAAAGGTCAAGGCGTGGGCGTGCATTACAACGAAGGCGGTTGCGTCCCGTTGCAGTATGTGAATCAAAACTATTTTGTGCAGCTAGAAACGCCGTGTAACGAATATTCTACGCATGCTATCGGTGTCGCTAGAATTTTGCAGACAACGGCTCCGCAGGCGAAACTTTATGCGTTGCAGGGGACCGATGGTCCTGAAAATCCGTCGAGCTATGATGTGCCCATTTTGATTGGTTCGAATTCATGGACTTATGGCTCGGATTACCCGTATTACGAAGACACTGATGCTACGATGGATAACTACATCTATGAAAATAGAGTGGTTGAATTTATTGCGGCAGGTAATGAAGGCCGTGACGCTATCATTCCTCCTCCGGCCCGTGCGTTCAACGTGATTACGGTCGGTGCTGTATCTCCGGCGGACGATATGTTTATGGGTTACTCGACATCTGGAAATCCGAGTCCTGGAAACGATAAGCCCGAAGTCGGCGTCTATTCTCATTTCCGTTTCCCGGACAAACCTTACACTGCTGGGCCGGGTGATACGTACGACGGAACTTTCTGCTGTACTAGCGGAGCGACTCCGTTTATTGCCGGTATGACCGCCGATCTGCTTTCTCAACACCAGTTCCTTTGGTGGCATCCGGAAGTAGTCAGGGCCATCTTGATTGCAGGGAGCAACCCCATCCAAAATCCTGATTACGACATTGATGATGCGCCTAGCGGCTTTGATGCTGGCATTCCGCATTATTCCAACTTCTCCTGGACGGATTCTTATCGATGGAACTTCTGGGAAGGTGAAAACTCTTCTTGGTTTGATTCGAATCGAGAAATCACGTTCCCGGAATACGATATCACTAAGGGCAAGCGCTACCGTATCGCTATTTCGTGGCTGACTTCGGGTGAGTTTGCGGTTCGCTATCAGAGCGTCGCTCAAGATATCGACCTGAGCGTTTGGCAGGATGGTGTTAGAATCGCTCGTTCAGAATCGCCATCGAATCCGTTTGAACTTGTGGATTTTGTGGCTCGTTCTTCTAGCCCGCTAACGATTAAGATTAAGCGCTATTCGAATAGCTCGTCGAAGGAAAAGGTTGTTCTAGGGTACGCGTTCGTATCGAAGAACTAACTTGAATTTTTGAAATTTGGTGAAATGCGATGTACTCGGCAGAGGAGGGGCTGCCGAGTTTTTGAAGTATATTAGAAAATTTGCTATGTATGTTGTAAGTAAAAAAATGTATAAATTATCAATTGTAAATTTAAAGTAAGCTAATAAAAAATTGTATAGAATTATTTACGTGAATAAATTATTTTATATTGTAAAAATATGAAAACACCTTTTTTTTCTTAACAAAATTGCTCGTTATTTTATTAAATATTGGCGTGGTACGAATCGTATCATGAATAATAGGAGCATACTATGAATAAAAAAATACTAACGATGACAGCGATGGCGGTTCTTGTAGGAGGATCCGCATCCTATGCACAAACGGTTTCTACTGATGTGAAGTCTGAAAAAGAAGCTCAAGTCGAAGAATCGGTGCAGGCACCTTCTCGAATGGATGGTGGCGTTAGAAAATTCGTTGAAAAGCAGAAAAGTAATACGCAGAAGCGTAAGGTTGCGCTGAAATCTGACGTTCTCGGTCGTCGTGGTGGAGCTCAAAAGGGTGCTTTGAACTACGAAATCAATGCATCCGATGTCGAAAAGATGAAAGTTGTCATCAGCGATATCAAGGCCGATGACACTCCGCTGCCAACTGTGAGCGGTCGCTACGAGTTCGATCCGCAAAAGAACCAAAAGGATTATTGGTTGAACGGATCCAAGATGAGCGAATCTGGTTATCTTGCAGAAGCCGAAAAGCGCGAGAAAAAGTATAGCGAATCGAAGAAGTTTAATTCTCCGCGTACCGCATACCTTACGGCAAGCGAAATCGAAAAGGAACTTTCGAGCAGCGAAACCAAGTACATTTCTGAATACAAGGAACCTAAGCCTGCATTAACCTATGGCGTACAGGATTATCGCGATTATACGTACATCCTCCAGAAATCAGAAATTACATCGTTTGCTCACAATAACAATTACAAGGGTCAGGGCGTTGGCGTTTATTATAATGAAGGTGGTTGCCCTCCGCTTAACTATGTGAATACAACCTATTATACTCGCCTCGGAACTTGCCCGGGCTATGCAACGCACGTTATTGGCGTTACAAGAGTTTTGCAAACCACCGCTCCGCAGGCAATGATTTACGGTATCGATGGCGTTGACTATCCGCAGAATGTGCGTAGCTACTCTAAGCCGATTTTGATTGGTTCCCAGTCTTGGGGCTTTGTTACGGACGAAACCGGATACACTTCTGGCGATGCTGACATGGACAACTACATTTATACGAATAGAGTTGTTGAATTTGTTGCTGCAGGTAATGGCGGTAGAAATAAGCTTGTGTCCGCTCCGGGAAGAGCTATGAATGCTATTTCTGTTGGTGCAATCTCTCCGGTGGATGACAAATACGTTTCTTATTCATCGTCTAAGAATGCTCCTACGAAAGTTGACAAGCCTGAAGTCGCTAACTATACAGGCTTCCGTTTCCCAGGGGATCCTTCTTACACGGCTGGCACTAACGATACCTATACCGGCGTCTTTAACGGAACTAGCGCAGCAACGCCCTTTATGGCTGGCATGGCTGCGAACTTGCTTTCTCAGCATCACTTCCTCTGGTGGCATCCGGAAGTTGTCAAGGCTGTCTTAATTGCTGGTAGCAAGCCGGTTCAGAACCCGGAATACGATGTTGATGCCGGTACTTATTTCGTGGCGGGCATTCCGCATTATTCAAGCTTCACTTGGAACGATTCCTATCGTTGGCGTTTCTGGCAGGGCGAAAACAACAGCAATTTCGATTCGAATAAAGAAATTACTTTTGTCGAATACAATATTGAAAAAGGCAAGCGTTACCGTCTCGCCATTGCTTGGCTGACTTCTGGTGAATATGCTTTGAAGAACCAGAGAATCGCTCAGGATATCGATATGAGCGTTTGGCAGAACGGAACGAGAATCGCAAATGCTAATTCTTATGAAAACCCGTTTGAATTGGCCGATTTTGTGACCCAGTCTGCTGACCCTCTTACGGTCAAGATTAAGCGTGTTTCTAACCGTAATTCGTCCGAAAAGGTCCTTCTCGGTTACGCTTTTGTGAAGACTAACTAATTCCTGATATCTCGTCAGAAAAATGAAATGTAGGGGCCCGGCGGTAACGCCGGGCTTTTTGCGTTGTTGGCAGTTTTGTCGCTCCGGACATGTTTTGGAGATGGTATCGGGAGTTTGTCTTGCTTCACTCGTTTTTGCAAAAGGATTATATATATTACGGATATGAGTTTTTCTTGTTTTTTCAATTTAATGGGTGCCGCGGATTTTAATCAATCCGCACACGTTGCGCTGTCTGCACGTTATTCTCGTTTTGCGTTTGTGGCATTGTCGCTTGCCCTGGTGCAAACTTCTGCACTCGCTGCGGATCTTGTGAAGCAGAATATTGATACGACCGATGCGATGGTCACGCTTTCTAATTATGACCGTGGTTTCTATACGCCTCAGGTTTTGCACATCAAGCCTTCGGGCGGAAAGCCGATTGAAAAACCGTACAGCAAACTTTTGCACCTCCGTGCTGAAATTTCGGAATTCAGCAGCCGCGCTTGGCTTGGCATTGATACGACTGGCGGTAAAAAGGACACGACATGGGGCAAGAGCCAAGATCTTACGGAAGATGCTCTTAATGTCTTGCAGACGACCTTTGACAACATCCGCAAGAACAATGGCTTTGTGGTTGTTCGCATTTGTTATGACCCGTGGTACAACGGACGTAGCAATGTGACGCCGGAACACAAGTGGGTGTTGCGCCATGTGGAGCAGCTCGCTCCGGTGCTTTCGAAAAATACCGATGTGATTGTCGCTCTCGAAATGGGCATGCACGGGGCTTACGGCGAGATGCACAGCGATACGAGCATCACTTACGAACGTATTGCAGAGGCTACGAACTTGATGCTTCGCAACACGCCCCCAGAATTCAAGATTCTCACGCGCACGGGAAACTATTCAGCAAAGGTTCTCGGCTTTGACAATTGGGGCGTGGATTTCCACATCGACGGCGAAAAGTTTGCTGAAATTGCAAAGGCAAAAGGTGACACGATGTACCGTGTGGGTATGTTCAACGACGGCTATCTTGGAACGCAATATGATTACGGCACATGGGGCGCCGACTGCAAAACGTCTATTTGCCGCGAGGAAGGTGTTGCCTGGCTTGAAAAGTACGGTATCAATACACCGTATGGCGGTGAAGCGCTTACAACGGCTAGTGGCTATCAAGTCATCAACACGCCGGAATTTCTCGCTTACGAGGGCTTCCGCACGCATACAAGCTATTTGAATATCCAGTGGAACAACAATCTAATCGACAGTTGGAAAAAGTCGCATTTTAAGGGTAAAGATTTCGAATATGACGGAGCGAAAGATTCTTCGCTCACGGGTTTCAAGTACATCAATGATCACTTGGGCTACCGCTATGTGCTGCGTGAATCTTGGGTAACCGATACGGTTGGCTCCGATGGCGTTTTCAAGGCGAAACTTCGCATCCAGAATGTAGGCTTTGGCAACCTGACACGCAATGTTCCTGTGAAACTTGCTGTTGTAGATGACATGGAAGGAAGCTTGTTGACGATGTGCCCAGGAACTTCTTATATAGATTTGCCTGATATCGATTTCCGCAATGTGCATAGCCGTACTATTTCGATCGCTGGCGGCGATA
This DNA window, taken from Fibrobacter succinogenes, encodes the following:
- a CDS encoding DUF4832 domain-containing protein — translated: MSFSCFFNLMGAADFNQSAHVALSARYSRFAFVALSLALVQTSALAADLVKQNIDTTDAMVTLSNYDRGFYTPQVLHIKPSGGKPIEKPYSKLLHLRAEISEFSSRAWLGIDTTGGKKDTTWGKSQDLTEDALNVLQTTFDNIRKNNGFVVVRICYDPWYNGRSNVTPEHKWVLRHVEQLAPVLSKNTDVIVALEMGMHGAYGEMHSDTSITYERIAEATNLMLRNTPPEFKILTRTGNYSAKVLGFDNWGVDFHIDGEKFAEIAKAKGDTMYRVGMFNDGYLGTQYDYGTWGADCKTSICREEGVAWLEKYGINTPYGGEALTTASGYQVINTPEFLAYEGFRTHTSYLNIQWNNNLIDSWKKSHFKGKDFEYDGAKDSSLTGFKYINDHLGYRYVLRESWVTDTVGSDGVFKAKLRIQNVGFGNLTRNVPVKLAVVDDMEGSLLTMCPGTSYIDLPDIDFRNVHSRTISIAGGDTVMTFDGNNEIEITAKLDGLSKKRYQVYLKVGEIEFANRKLVGVGSCGEEQPAVFLGKVYYDEKVTGISPRALSPVSIHQKQNAPFVQRTRNNIIIHNGDKRYRANGAGVQ
- a CDS encoding S8 family serine peptidase, with amino-acid sequence MNKKILTMTAMAVLVGGSASYAQTVSTDVKSEKEAQVEESVQAPSRMDGGVRKFVEKQKSNTQKRKVALKSDVLGRRGGAQKGALNYEINASDVEKMKVVISDIKADDTPLPTVSGRYEFDPQKNQKDYWLNGSKMSESGYLAEAEKREKKYSESKKFNSPRTAYLTASEIEKELSSSETKYISEYKEPKPALTYGVQDYRDYTYILQKSEITSFAHNNNYKGQGVGVYYNEGGCPPLNYVNTTYYTRLGTCPGYATHVIGVTRVLQTTAPQAMIYGIDGVDYPQNVRSYSKPILIGSQSWGFVTDETGYTSGDADMDNYIYTNRVVEFVAAGNGGRNKLVSAPGRAMNAISVGAISPVDDKYVSYSSSKNAPTKVDKPEVANYTGFRFPGDPSYTAGTNDTYTGVFNGTSAATPFMAGMAANLLSQHHFLWWHPEVVKAVLIAGSKPVQNPEYDVDAGTYFVAGIPHYSSFTWNDSYRWRFWQGENNSNFDSNKEITFVEYNIEKGKRYRLAIAWLTSGEYALKNQRIAQDIDMSVWQNGTRIANANSYENPFELADFVTQSADPLTVKIKRVSNRNSSEKVLLGYAFVKTN
- a CDS encoding S8 family serine peptidase; this translates as MNKTVLTVAAMAVLVGGSASYAKSVSKDSQSVEKEFVSETTNSRMDKSVQKFVEAQKKNNQKRSVSVASDVLGRRGGAVKGKAALNYKVNDADVQKMKVVIRDVKVDEAPLAAVSGRYEYRPVADQKEFWLNGSKVSEKSYLDQAKKRKQKYDRSRKSFKSSRVAYLTASEIEKELASSETKYISEFKKPQPQVMYGQDGSWDYRYILNKAGVTNNAHNVGVKGQGVGVHYNEGGCVPLQYVNQNYFVQLETPCNEYSTHAIGVARILQTTAPQAKLYALQGTDGPENPSSYDVPILIGSNSWTYGSDYPYYEDTDATMDNYIYENRVVEFIAAGNEGRDAIIPPPARAFNVITVGAVSPADDMFMGYSTSGNPSPGNDKPEVGVYSHFRFPDKPYTAGPGDTYDGTFCCTSGATPFIAGMTADLLSQHQFLWWHPEVVRAILIAGSNPIQNPDYDIDDAPSGFDAGIPHYSNFSWTDSYRWNFWEGENSSWFDSNREITFPEYDITKGKRYRIAISWLTSGEFAVRYQSVAQDIDLSVWQDGVRIARSESPSNPFELVDFVARSSSPLTIKIKRYSNSSSKEKVVLGYAFVSKN
- a CDS encoding ABC transporter ATP-binding protein — protein: MQSDKPIVFSAKRISKDFGAGKNLKTAVKDVSFDIYDEEFISIVGGSGCGKSVLAKIMLGLYQPTRGQFLYRDKPIKNLKDHWNEVQSVFQDPFGCFNQFFTIRSQLEDALNILKDKPSKEEVRRRVDEGLMAVNVTPADIEGKYPFELSGGQMQRMLLARIFALRPKVLIADEATSMVDACVRANILDYLRKLKDELKMTVVFVTHDIGLANYVSDRIFIMHDGKIVNQGTPAEVLDNTNEPHTLRLLDDIPEVHKTEWIKNSHRSKK